Genomic segment of Peribacillus frigoritolerans:
CTATTTTCCTTTATGTTGTCCAGTACGTGATGAATCATTGGAGTCAGATAAGTATCCATGAAATGTTCATCTTCGACGAAATCCAATGCTTCTTGTTGAATTTGTTGTAGACTTCCCTTTATTGTCGCCTCAGGCTCCCATTTTGTCAGAAGTTGATTTTTCCATTTTTCAACTCCTTCTAACAGTTCCGGGTTATGGTTAATGCCTTGTATCTCTTTCCTGATATATAAGATTAAAGCCTCTCTATTTGGTTCTTTCTCGTTTTGTAAATTATTTACGACACTTAATAATAGGTTTTGTATGATATTCCCAAGTTTCTCTTCGTTAAGTAGACTTTGAATGGACTTAACGGCGAACTGAAGCATACCTTCCAGTTCAATCTTACTGAGTACATCCATGGAAACAGTGCCAAGTCGGTGACTGGTTTCTTTTTTTCCTAACCAATCTTCAGCTTTTTTCAAAACATGATCCAAAGCCTTCTTATCAAACTCTTCGTTAAGTAACTGTGAAGTTACTAAATGTAGCAACTTGCTCATGTCTATGCTAGAAAGTGATGATTTAATTTTTTTTGCAACGAAAGGTGTAATCTTTTCTATATCTATATAACCAATCATTTGCTTGATTAGTTTAATCAGGACTTTTCTAAAAGTATCACTTTGAATCTCTTTTCCTAAAATAGGGATCAATTTTTCAGTAAAAGAAATATGTTTTACTTTGTCCTGAATGCTTTCCTTAGAAAGCCAGTCGTTTTTTAACATCGAAACAAGTGCATTTGTCATTCTTTTACGATTGTTGGGCAAAAGCGCTGTATGGGGGATTGGTAATCCAAGCGGATGGCGGAATAATGCAGTGACTGCAAACCAATCTGCCAATCCGCCGACTAAACCAGCCTCAAACCCTCCATGTAATAAATCTAAAGGCAATGAACCTTGAAATGGAGTGGTTGCAATATAACCCGCCCCCATGATAATTAGTGAATATCTAGCTATTTTTCTTGAAGATTTTATTTTTGGTGACATTATATTCCCTCATCCTTAAAATGATAGTCAATTACTATAACCCGAATCATTAGCAAATTTTATAACTTACTTTCATCTAGTAGTATAGCAGGTAGTTCAAAAAAATAACCACAACAAGGCAGTAAGTTCATTAATTTTGGGCATTGAATATTTGTTATTTTCCCTTGAATGTTCAATATTCAGATGGTTAATGCACAAAAAAAGCCGATTCACTCAATCGGCTCAATTTACTAATTTAATTAAGGAGGCAAAAAACTCTCCGGATTATTTGTTTTGGTTCATCTCCAACATATTATGATGCGTCTGTTTTTATCGAATTATTTTTAACGGTCCCTACTTTTTTCTTATCTTTCATGCGACTGAAAATAAAGGCTAGAACGGAGCCTGATATATTATGCCAAACACTGAAGATGGCACTAGGTACAGCGGCCAAAGGCGAGAAGTGGGCTGTGGCTATAGCTACACCTAAACCAGAGTTCTGCATACCAACCTCCATTGCAACAGCTTTCTGTTTGGCTAAATCCATTCCGCATAAACGAGCAAAGAAAAAGCCGAGTAAAAAGCCAAGAACATTATGAAGAACGACTACTGCAAAAATCAGCAAACCTGTTTTAGCCAGCTGAGCTTGGCTGCCAGCTACTACGGCAGATACAATCAGGACGATTGAAATGACTGATACTAGAGGTAAAGCCTTTGCACCGGCCTCTGCTTGTTTGCCGAAAAACTTTTTAACGATGAATCCAAGCAGCAGTGGGATGATCACCACTTGAATGATCGAAATGAATAACGACCCAATACTGATATTGACCCATTTACTTGCCAAGAGCAGAATAAGCAGGGGAGTTACGATAGGTGCTAGAATAGTGGAAACAGAAGCAATGGCAACTGCAAGCGCAACATTTCCTCTCGCAAGAAACACCATGACATTTGAAGCTGTTCCACTAGGGCAACATCCTACCAAAATAACACCAACAGCCACTTCTTTGGGCAAATCGAACCCTATTGCTAATACAAATGCCAATAAGGGCATAATGATAAAATGTCCTGCTACCCCTAGTGCGACTTCTTTCGGCCGTCGGAATACTTCTTTAAAATCCGATGCTGATAATGTAAGTCCCATGCCAAACATGACAATTCCCAATAATGGAACAATATAGGCTCCAATCCATATAAAATGATTAGGTAAGATATACGCAATAACTGCAAATAAAATGACCCATAAGGTAAACGTTTTACCAGCAAATCCGCTGATTTTCTCTACTACTCCCATAGTGACCTCCTAGATGTTTTAAAATAAAACAATTATAATTTATATTCAGAATATTTAAAACCCTTTTGGGCAATAAAAATATCATTACGGCTGAACTAGTATGAATATGACGATTTACTATAGGAAAAAAGCGGACAGGGTTTTTAGATTCTGTTCGCTTTTTTACTTTATCTTTTTAAAAAAATAAGAGGGTGCTGTATATTAGTGGCAAACTAGTTTATAAGGAACTGAGTTAGAATTAGTATTTGTTGTTTTACATGTTTAATTATTGCTATTGTATGTTTAGCCAGGGCTATAAAAGAAGTGGAGATGTGGTTTCTTTGATACATATATTAATTGCGGATGATGATCGGCATATTCGGGAGTTGCTTAAATTTCACTTGGAAAAGGAAGGGTACATGGTATTCGAAGCGAAGGACGGGAATGAAGCTTCCTTGCTACTGGAGAAGGAACGGATCCATCTGGCTGTTGTCGATATTATGATGCCGTATAAAAACGGACTGGATCTTTGTAAGGAAATCCGGGATCAATATGATCTGCCCGTAATTTTATTGACAGCTAAAGATCAACTTATCGATAAGGAAAAGGGGTACTTTGCAGGTACGGATGATTACCTAGTAAAGCCGTTTGAGCCAAGGGAACTTCTATTTCGGATAAAAGCGCTAATGCGAAGGTACCGTCTGGTGAATTCTGAATCGATATCATTGAATCAAACTGTGATTGACCGTAAAAGTTACGAAGTGCGAATAAAGGGGAATACGCTGCTCCTGCCGCTTAAGGAATTTGAGCTGCTGGCTCAGCTGGGGAGTTTTCCAGATCAGGTCTTTACGCGTGAGCAGCTTATTGAACTGGTTTGGGGTGCTGATTTTGCAGGGGATGATCGAACGGTTGATGTCCATGTTAAACGGTTGAGGGAACGTTTTGCCGGGCGGACCGATGACTTTGTCATAACGACTGTCCGTGGATTAGGTTATAAACTGGAGGTCAACAAGAAGTGAAAACACTCTATTTCAGGATAGTTATTCAAACCATTTTGATCATGGTGCTTGCCAGTGTCATCGCTTTTTTAATTTCCAATGTTTATTATCATCAGGTTCAAAAACCCAACAATGGTGAGAAAATAAGCAAAGTCGCAAGTGAGATTGTCTCCTTATATGAGGAGAATCCTGATCAGGATATTGATGCGTATTTAAACCATATTGCAGGTTTGCACTATCAAATGTATCTATTTAATGAGCAGGGTGAAGGAACTTTATATGGTGAGCCGTTTCGGGAAGCGAGTTTGGATCGCGACACGATATCAGGAGTTTTGAACGGGAAAACCTATCAAGGGATCGCCAATTATAATAATGGGTTATTTATTACCGGATTTTTTGAAGATGTTTTAATTAATAGCATTGGGGTCCCAATTAATGTGGATGGCGAGAAATATGCCTTGTTTGTAAGGCCGAATATAGAGCTGCAGTTTGGAGAGTTCCGCTTTTACCTTTCTGTTTTGCTCGTACTTACGCTCCTGCTCAGTTTTTTATTTGTTATTATTAACACGCGTTTCATCGTTAAGCCAATTACGAAATTAACAGAAGCTACAAAGAGAATCGCTGATGGGGATTATAGTAGTGAATTGAATGTCACCCGCAGTGATGAAATTGGGGATTTGGCTCAACATTTCTCGAAAATGACTCAAAGCATACAGCGGTTAGATGATATGAGACAGGAATTCGTTTCAAATGTTTCTCATGAAATTCAATCTCCGCTTGCATCCATCCAAGGTTTTTCTCAAACCCTCCAATCGGAGGAATTAACAAAAGAACAAAGAAATCAGTACTTGTCCATCATTGAAAAAGAAAGCAGGCGCATGTCATCGTTAAGCAAACAGCTGCTCATGCTTGCTTCGTTGGATAAAGCAGAAGATCCGCTGCAACGGACAAATTTTGATTTAGCGCAGCAAATCCGGCAAGTGTTGTTGATGCTGGAATGGAATTGGCGGGAAAAAGATATGGTGATCGAAATGGATTTGCCGTCAACCGTCATTTCTGCAGATGAAAAACTTTTAAATCAAGTTTGGACGAATTTGATAACCAATAGCATTAAATACTCGGAAAGCGGCAGTTCGATCGATATTCGGATTAAAAGAATAGGCAGTGCTGTTGAAGTGATTATCGCGGATACGGGCATCGGAATTCCAGAAGAAGACCTCCCTTATATCCTTGATCGCTTTTATAAAGTCGACAAAGTGAGGAACAGGAGTGAAACCGGAAGCGGCTTAGGACTTTCGATTACGAGGAAGACGGTTGAACTTCATGGGGGAATGATCGAAGTTCAAAGCGAACTTGGTAAAGGGACCACTTTTTATATACGGCTGCCCCTTATGTAATCAGTTGTTCATCTTCCATTCATATTGATTGTTTACAATCGGGTCATACCGATTCAATGATCGGTAAACAAAAGGAAAGGGAGATGAAATGATGTTTTTGGCAATACGTGAACTAAAGCATTCAAAATTACGTTATCTGCTGATTGGACTGATCATGATATTGGTCGCTTTGCTTGTGTTTATCATTTCAGGATTAGCTAATGGACTTTCTTCAGATAATGCTTCATCCATACAAAACATGAAGGCCGACTATTTTGTTATGGAGCATGACTCTAAAAATAAATTGAACCGATCGATCATATCGATGGAAAATCTAGATGAAATCCGGGCTTCTTCGGATGTTAAAGCAGCCGAAGGACTTGGGCAAATGATGATCACATTGAATAAAGTCGGCTCTTCGGAGAAAACGGATGTCACGATTTTTGCGACCGATGCCAGTGGTATTTTAGCACCGAAGGTCATAGAAGGAACGAGCTATGACAATAAGAAACAAGGTGAAGTCGTTGCAGATCGTTCTTTGAAGGAAGTCGGTTATAAATTGGGTGATTCACTCAAAGATGACCTATCTGGTAAGATTTTCACCATTGTTGGTTTTACTGAAAAGCAGTCTTATAGCCATACACCGGTAGTTTACATGAATGTTACGGGGTGGCAGGAGATTAACCCAGCATTGAAAAATCAAGGAAAAGACTCAATCAGCACAATAGCCGTGCAAATGGATTCGAAGTCAGAAGAGAATGTACGTGAATCATTGCCTGAAGGCGTAACGCTCATTTCGAAAGAAGAATCACTTCAAAGTATACCAGGGTTCAAAGAGGAACAGGGCACATTGACGATGATGATTGTCTTCTTGTTTGTCATTGCAGCTTTCGTTTTGGCAGTATTCTTTTATGTGATTACCTTACAGAAGACGAATCAATTTGGTGTCCTTAAGGCACTCGGGGCAAATACGGGCTACCTGGCAAAAAGCATCGTTGGTCAAGTAACGCTGCTTGCCGTGACATGCATCGCCATCAGTGTTGCACTGACATATGTCGTCACTTTAATCATGCCAGAAGGAATGCCATTTGAATTGAGTACCGACTTGGTCATTAAATACTCCGTGTTACTTTTGGTTGTATCCATATTGGGTTCGCTGCTATCACTATACCGAGTAGCGAAGATAGATGCGATCGAAGCAATTGGGAGGGTATCATGATGGGGGATAAACTATTATTTGAAAACGTCAGTAAGATTTATGGGGAAGGCGTTAATAAGGTGATAGCCCTTGATAATATTTCCCTGAATGTGAGAGCGGGGGAATTCGTCGCCATCGTGGGTCCTTCAGGCTCAGGAAAAAGTACTTTCCTATCAATAGCAGGTGCGTTACTATCCCCGAGCAAAGGTCGCTTACTGCTGAATGGTGGGGATATTACAACACTATCCCCAAAAGAATTGACTCGAGTGCGCCTTGAAAAGATCGGGTTTGTATTCCAATCGTCGAATCTTGTGCCATATCTCTCCGTACGAGATCAGCTTCTGCTACTTTCTGAACTGATTGGCAAGCGAGATAAAAAAACTGTGAAAAAAGCGGACGAATTGCTTAGCCACCTTGGACTTGGACATCGGGCAGATCACCTGCCAGAAGCACTGTCGGGCGGTGAGCGGCAGCGTGTAGCCATCGCCCGTTCGCTGATGAATGATCCAGAAATCATTTTAGCGGATGAACCAACGGCAAGTCTTGATTCCAAAAGAGGCAGGGATGTTGTTGAAATGCTTGCACATGAGGTGAAATCAAGAAATAAAGCGGCCATCATGGTAACGCACGATGAAAGAATGTTAGATTTATGTGATCGAGTGGTCAATATTACAGATGGCAAGGTATTTGGATGAAGTTATACGTAAAAGGCCGCCGCCTCTCCAAAGGAATTAGGAGTGGCGGCGGCCTGAATTGCTTGAAGGGAATGGTTAATACAGTAAGCGGTTGGAATACTAGTCGTTACCTTTATATAAACGATTTGCAATTATGTATAATACTTTGCTTGTATCCCAGATGGTTATCTTCGGATTAATCATGTTTTTTTATTTTAAAAAACAAGCAGTGATAGGTTGCTTTCACACCTGATTGATTTCGGTATTGTGTGTCGTAAATGTTGATTAACTCTCGAAAAAAGGAAGGGCGCTGGCAATAGTTTTCTTTGTTGCTGTTAGCAGCACCAATCTTTTTAATTGAAGTGAAAAATTCACGTACTGTCTGAAAGTACTCCAGTTCAAGCTTTTCTATTTTTGTTATCTCGATTGGGACTGCTGATGAATAGGGGATTGCAGCTTCACAAATCTGAGATAATTCTTCCAGAGTGTAAAACATTTGGCCTGGTGAACTATCCATGGAAAGCTGAAGCTTTTCCTTCGCATGTTCATATGACCTATGAAGCTCTTGAAAGGTATCTATTCCGAACGTTGAAAATATCAGGTTTCCTTCGGCCGTTAATCGTGTAAACAGTTTTTCAAGGGTTGCAGGAAGAGCATTCAGCCATTGAAACGTTGCATTGGAAATAATCAAGTCGTAATTTTCATTAAGCGCCATTTCTTCAATATCCGTACATAAAAATGTAACACGGTCCTCCTTTGTCATTCCTTTCGCCACTTCAACCATTCCTGGTGCAATATCAACAGCCGTAATGGCGGCATTAGGGAATGTTTTGAGGAGTAACCTGGTTAAGTAACCGGTGCCGCAGCCGATTTCAAGAATATTGATTTTATGATTGGTGTTTTTTTGAGGAAGCAAATCCACTAATTGTTTTGCCATGTTTTTTTGAACATTGGCATACGCATCATATGTTTTCGCGTGTTCACTGAACCGCTTGCTTAACAATCGTTTATCAATCATGAACGTACTCCTTTTGAATAAATGTTTTTATATGCTCCATACATTCCTGAGGTTTTGTGAGAAATGGAATATGGCCAGCACCTTCAATAATATGAAGCTCGGCTTTCCCACCCAGATTTTCTTTAATGAAGGATGAGGCTTCAAGTGGACAAATTTTGTCTTCCCTCCCATGAAGCAATATAAAGGGGGCTTCAATCCGGTCGAGTCTTGCTCTAGCATCTTTCTGAAGTAAATAATCCAGACCAATCAGAAGCGAAAACACATCATCTCCATGAAACTCGCGTTGAATTGTGTTGATGAATTGATTATGAAAACCTGCTTCTTTTTCAGCATCGGAAAACATTGCTTCATAGAAGGAAGACAAAGTCTTCTCTTTATTGCGCTGCAGTTGTTTCTTCATGCGCTCGACCATTCGTGGATCCCAGCCAAATGAATAATTTTTTCCTGTAGTGAACCGACTGGTTGCGCCAAAAAGGATAAAACCGTTTATTTTTTCTCGATACGAACTTGAAAGTTCAAGTGATACTAGTGATCCTAATGACCAACTCAGTAAATAAACAGGACCATCGAGGGAAGCGATTGAGTCCATGACTCGTTCTTCAAAGTCATTTAGTGCTTTCATATCTCTCCAATCTATAAATGAAAGGTGAAATATTTCTGACAGCGGTTTGATTAACGGTTGAAACGCATCTTTTTCCATTCCCCAGCCAGGAAGCACGACTAAATTCGGCTGTTTCATTCAACAACACCCATTTCTTTTCCAATGATCGAAACTTTTTCAACTGCCCAATCAAGATCTTTTTTATCGTGGAGAGCCGTTACGGTAAACCGGATTCTCGCTTCATTTTCAGGAACGGTCGGCGGCCTGACAGCGATAGCGGCAATTCCTTCTTTCTGCAAACGTGCGGCAAATTCCATCGCTTTTTCGTTTTCCCCGATGACGATAGGAACAATTTGTGATTGGCTTCCGCAAATATTAAACCCGTAATATGTGAGTTCTTGTCTAAAGTGTTCTGAGTGTGTTTGGAGCAGTGAGCGGCGTTCTGGTTCTTGCTGTACAAGTTCAATCGCTGTTTTTATAGCACCGAGTATGGCCGGGGGGAGTGCAGTTGAATATATGAATCCGCGCATGCGATTTTTTAAATAGTCGATGAGCCATTTTTTCCCGACAACATAGGCCCCGAATGAACCGAGCGCTTTACTGAATGTTCCCATTTGGATATCTATTTTATTTTGAAGATGGAGGTGACCGGCATAGCCTTCACCGTTTTTACCGTAGATGCCGCTTCCATGTGCTTCATCTGTCATTAACAGTGCGTTATAACGTTCCTTTAACCGAACAAGGTCTTCAAGAAAAGCAAAGTCACCATCCATACTGAAGACCGTATCCGTCACGATTAATTTACGTGCTTCAATCGGTGATTTTTTCAAAGATGCTTCTAAGTGGTCTAAATCATTATGACGATAGCGTATATGCTTTGCACGGCTTAAAAGAGCTCCATCGACAATGCTTGCATGATTCAATCTATCGCTATAAATAATATCGTTACGGGACAGCAGGGTGGAGATTATTCCAAGGTTCGCGTTATATCCACTGTTGATGATGAGTCCTGCTTCGGCTTTCTTCCAATTGACAAGAGCTTGTTCCGCCTGCTCGTAAAGAGGATGATTGCCAACAATTAAACGTGAAGCCGTTGCTCCTGCACCATATGTAAGTACTGCATCAACCATAGCCTTTTTCAGCCGCTCATCTCCTGCATATCCTAAATAGTTATTAGAAGCCAGATTAAGCATCCTGCACCCGTTGATCGTAAGCCAAGGCTGCTCGGCACATACGGTTGATACGAGTTCACGCTTTTGCGAAATCTCTTCTAAATGAGCGAGTTCTTTTTTTATTTTTTCTTCCCAACAAGGTAATTGTTTTTCACTGTACATGGCCATTCTCCTTTTTTATATGTCAACTAAAATTGATATAAGTTAACATATAAAACATTCTAATCATGACTCAATGAAACTGTCAAGCTTTGAAAAGGAGCATGAGAATAAATTAATAATCCATTAATCTCGGAGAAATCAAGGGTCAAAAAAAGCTGGTTGGTTATTTTGATCCAAGCCAGAACATTTAAGGAGAATCGGGCAGCGGCTTTGTTAAGCTAATGAATAAAAAAGCTTAGTGAAAATAGTGACTTTGTATGTATTAAGCTCGTTCATTGAAGATAATCTAACTTACTAGGTAGTCTTTTTGTTAAACCTTCAAATCTTTGAAGGATTAAATGGAATTCCATGTTACTATAGAGCAGTGAAATTAACGGAATTCACATTAACCATTAGATAAAGGAAGGGTAATAAATATGAAAAAGATTTCTTTGGATGTTTTCTTTATATTAATAGGAGCTTTTATTTTTGCTTTGGCAATAAATCTTTTCGTCATTCCCAATGAGCTTGGTGAGGGAGGAGTCACGGGGATAACCATCATTTTGTTTTATCTTTTTGAATGGTCACCAGGGCTGTTAAGTTTGATCATTAACGCTTTCCTGCTCATTGTCGGTTATAAATTTTTGTCGAAATTAACAACGGTATATACAATCGTAGCCGTTGCATTTAATTCACTTTTCCTTCATTTAACCGAAAGTTGGACGATATCTTCAGATGAATTGGTCATCAATGCAATATTTGGCGGGGTTTTTGCCGGTGCAGGAATTGGCATGATCATTCGTGTTGGGGGCACTACTGCCGGTACGACGATCCTGGCCCGAATTACGAATAAGTATTTGGGATGGAGCTTAAGCTATGGACTTCTGTTTTTCGATTTAATCGTTGCGTTCTCATCTTATTTCATCATTGGTGCAGAAGGTCTGATGCTCACTATCCTTATGCTTTATATTGGAACAAAAACGATGGAATTCATCATTGAGGGATTGAACCCGAAAAAAGCGATTACCATCATTTCAAATGAAGCGGACCAGATTGCAAAACAAGTTACCGAATTGATGGACCGGGGGGTCACTGTTTTTAGCGGTCATGGATACTATACAAAGGCATCCAAGGATATTTTATATATCGTTATAAGTAAGCAAGAGGTGCTAAAGTTAAAGAGAATAGTGCAGTCAACGGATAGCAATGCTTTTATAGCCATACATGACGTTCGGGACGTATTTGGTGAAGGATTCCTGGATATCTCGAAGTCCTGA
This window contains:
- a CDS encoding ABC transporter permease produces the protein MFLAIRELKHSKLRYLLIGLIMILVALLVFIISGLANGLSSDNASSIQNMKADYFVMEHDSKNKLNRSIISMENLDEIRASSDVKAAEGLGQMMITLNKVGSSEKTDVTIFATDASGILAPKVIEGTSYDNKKQGEVVADRSLKEVGYKLGDSLKDDLSGKIFTIVGFTEKQSYSHTPVVYMNVTGWQEINPALKNQGKDSISTIAVQMDSKSEENVRESLPEGVTLISKEESLQSIPGFKEEQGTLTMMIVFLFVIAAFVLAVFFYVITLQKTNQFGVLKALGANTGYLAKSIVGQVTLLAVTCIAISVALTYVVTLIMPEGMPFELSTDLVIKYSVLLLVVSILGSLLSLYRVAKIDAIEAIGRVS
- the bioC gene encoding malonyl-ACP O-methyltransferase BioC, which codes for MIDKRLLSKRFSEHAKTYDAYANVQKNMAKQLVDLLPQKNTNHKINILEIGCGTGYLTRLLLKTFPNAAITAVDIAPGMVEVAKGMTKEDRVTFLCTDIEEMALNENYDLIISNATFQWLNALPATLEKLFTRLTAEGNLIFSTFGIDTFQELHRSYEHAKEKLQLSMDSSPGQMFYTLEELSQICEAAIPYSSAVPIEITKIEKLELEYFQTVREFFTSIKKIGAANSNKENYCQRPSFFRELINIYDTQYRNQSGVKATYHCLFFKIKKHD
- a CDS encoding bile acid:sodium symporter family protein, with the translated sequence MGVVEKISGFAGKTFTLWVILFAVIAYILPNHFIWIGAYIVPLLGIVMFGMGLTLSASDFKEVFRRPKEVALGVAGHFIIMPLLAFVLAIGFDLPKEVAVGVILVGCCPSGTASNVMVFLARGNVALAVAIASVSTILAPIVTPLLILLLASKWVNISIGSLFISIIQVVIIPLLLGFIVKKFFGKQAEAGAKALPLVSVISIVLIVSAVVAGSQAQLAKTGLLIFAVVVLHNVLGFLLGFFFARLCGMDLAKQKAVAMEVGMQNSGLGVAIATAHFSPLAAVPSAIFSVWHNISGSVLAFIFSRMKDKKKVGTVKNNSIKTDAS
- a CDS encoding DUF445 domain-containing protein, producing MSPKIKSSRKIARYSLIIMGAGYIATTPFQGSLPLDLLHGGFEAGLVGGLADWFAVTALFRHPLGLPIPHTALLPNNRKRMTNALVSMLKNDWLSKESIQDKVKHISFTEKLIPILGKEIQSDTFRKVLIKLIKQMIGYIDIEKITPFVAKKIKSSLSSIDMSKLLHLVTSQLLNEEFDKKALDHVLKKAEDWLGKKETSHRLGTVSMDVLSKIELEGMLQFAVKSIQSLLNEEKLGNIIQNLLLSVVNNLQNEKEPNREALILYIRKEIQGINHNPELLEGVEKWKNQLLTKWEPEATIKGSLQQIQQEALDFVEDEHFMDTYLTPMIHHVLDNIKENSTHIDNWIQKQITVLIENNHTQIGNLVQENLDKLDNETLIDMMENGVGKDLQWIRVNGAVCGFIIGLILTGAQALLRLL
- a CDS encoding response regulator transcription factor → MIHILIADDDRHIRELLKFHLEKEGYMVFEAKDGNEASLLLEKERIHLAVVDIMMPYKNGLDLCKEIRDQYDLPVILLTAKDQLIDKEKGYFAGTDDYLVKPFEPRELLFRIKALMRRYRLVNSESISLNQTVIDRKSYEVRIKGNTLLLPLKEFELLAQLGSFPDQVFTREQLIELVWGADFAGDDRTVDVHVKRLRERFAGRTDDFVITTVRGLGYKLEVNKK
- a CDS encoding alpha/beta fold hydrolase, whose product is MKQPNLVVLPGWGMEKDAFQPLIKPLSEIFHLSFIDWRDMKALNDFEERVMDSIASLDGPVYLLSWSLGSLVSLELSSSYREKINGFILFGATSRFTTGKNYSFGWDPRMVERMKKQLQRNKEKTLSSFYEAMFSDAEKEAGFHNQFINTIQREFHGDDVFSLLIGLDYLLQKDARARLDRIEAPFILLHGREDKICPLEASSFIKENLGGKAELHIIEGAGHIPFLTKPQECMEHIKTFIQKEYVHD
- a CDS encoding YitT family protein; protein product: MKKISLDVFFILIGAFIFALAINLFVIPNELGEGGVTGITIILFYLFEWSPGLLSLIINAFLLIVGYKFLSKLTTVYTIVAVAFNSLFLHLTESWTISSDELVINAIFGGVFAGAGIGMIIRVGGTTAGTTILARITNKYLGWSLSYGLLFFDLIVAFSSYFIIGAEGLMLTILMLYIGTKTMEFIIEGLNPKKAITIISNEADQIAKQVTELMDRGVTVFSGHGYYTKASKDILYIVISKQEVLKLKRIVQSTDSNAFIAIHDVRDVFGEGFLDISKS
- the bioF gene encoding 8-amino-7-oxononanoate synthase → MYSEKQLPCWEEKIKKELAHLEEISQKRELVSTVCAEQPWLTINGCRMLNLASNNYLGYAGDERLKKAMVDAVLTYGAGATASRLIVGNHPLYEQAEQALVNWKKAEAGLIINSGYNANLGIISTLLSRNDIIYSDRLNHASIVDGALLSRAKHIRYRHNDLDHLEASLKKSPIEARKLIVTDTVFSMDGDFAFLEDLVRLKERYNALLMTDEAHGSGIYGKNGEGYAGHLHLQNKIDIQMGTFSKALGSFGAYVVGKKWLIDYLKNRMRGFIYSTALPPAILGAIKTAIELVQQEPERRSLLQTHSEHFRQELTYYGFNICGSQSQIVPIVIGENEKAMEFAARLQKEGIAAIAVRPPTVPENEARIRFTVTALHDKKDLDWAVEKVSIIGKEMGVVE
- a CDS encoding sensor histidine kinase, which codes for MKTLYFRIVIQTILIMVLASVIAFLISNVYYHQVQKPNNGEKISKVASEIVSLYEENPDQDIDAYLNHIAGLHYQMYLFNEQGEGTLYGEPFREASLDRDTISGVLNGKTYQGIANYNNGLFITGFFEDVLINSIGVPINVDGEKYALFVRPNIELQFGEFRFYLSVLLVLTLLLSFLFVIINTRFIVKPITKLTEATKRIADGDYSSELNVTRSDEIGDLAQHFSKMTQSIQRLDDMRQEFVSNVSHEIQSPLASIQGFSQTLQSEELTKEQRNQYLSIIEKESRRMSSLSKQLLMLASLDKAEDPLQRTNFDLAQQIRQVLLMLEWNWREKDMVIEMDLPSTVISADEKLLNQVWTNLITNSIKYSESGSSIDIRIKRIGSAVEVIIADTGIGIPEEDLPYILDRFYKVDKVRNRSETGSGLGLSITRKTVELHGGMIEVQSELGKGTTFYIRLPLM
- a CDS encoding ABC transporter ATP-binding protein; this translates as MMGDKLLFENVSKIYGEGVNKVIALDNISLNVRAGEFVAIVGPSGSGKSTFLSIAGALLSPSKGRLLLNGGDITTLSPKELTRVRLEKIGFVFQSSNLVPYLSVRDQLLLLSELIGKRDKKTVKKADELLSHLGLGHRADHLPEALSGGERQRVAIARSLMNDPEIILADEPTASLDSKRGRDVVEMLAHEVKSRNKAAIMVTHDERMLDLCDRVVNITDGKVFG